One Vicia villosa cultivar HV-30 ecotype Madison, WI linkage group LG5, Vvil1.0, whole genome shotgun sequence genomic window, TCACAATCACATCAGCTGCTGAGTCAGTGATTTGGTTTTGCAATGTAGGCTTTTCCTCAATAGCAACAACCGCAGATGCTTGTTTTGTAACTGGCTCATTGATTTTGGTTTCCTGAGATAGTTTCTCCTCAGTCTTTGGAGATTCATGTTTCACAATTGGTTCGCTGATTTTAGCATCCACCAGAGGTTCTTGTTTTGTAGCTACCACATAGCTTTTGGTTTCCTGTGATAGTTTCTCCTCTTTCTTTGGAGATTCTTGTTTCACTGTTGGCTCGATGATTTTAGCATCCACCAGAAGTTCTTGTTTTGTAGCTGCCTCATTGCTTTTGGTTTCCTGTGATAGTTTTTCCACTGTTTTTGGAGATTCTAGTTTCACTGTTCGCTCGCTGATTTTAGCATGCTCCAATGGTTTCTTGTCTGCCAATGTTTCTTTTTTCACAGTTTCCTCAGTTTTGGTTTTTTCATTTTCTGTGGAAACCTTTGCATCTTCATTCTAAGATATCAGAATACAAGTCAAGACATGTttggattaattaatttaactttatCTACTAGTATAAACGCTTGTCGCGCTGATCAGgatagagaaacaaaagataagaGTAAAAATGAACCATTAAACCAACAAGCCGTCTTAGCTCAGCTGGTAGAGCGCGTGGCTTTTAACCACGTGGtcgtgggttcgattcccacagacggcgagTTATGGCAATTGTTTTTGCAACCAAGCAACTATagataaaatttcttttttttttaaaatttgaaataaagaTGTTACCTCAGCTGCAATGATTATAGTTTCTTCTGAAGTTTGCTTAGCTGCTTCTGGTATTTCTGTCTTCACAATCTCTTTAGCTGGATGACTGCTTTGATTCTGTAGTGAAAATACTTCCTCAACATCGTCAACAACCACTGCAGGTTCTTGTTTTTCAGCTGGCTCATTGATCTTGCTCTCCTGATATAGTTTTTCCTCTTTCTTTGGAGATTCATGTTTCACCGTTGGCTCGTTGCTTTTAGTATCCTCCAAAGGTTTCTTCTCCTCTTTCTTTGGAGATTCGTGTTTCACTGTTGGCTCGTTGCTTTTAGCATCCTCCAAAGGTTTCTTGTCCTCTAATGTTTCATGTTTCACCGTTTCCTCAGCTTTGGTTTTTTCATTTTCAGTGGAAACCTTATCGTCTTCATTCTACGACAACATAGAACATCAGAAAAGAAGTTAAAAAACTATGCATATCAAATTAACTTTTTATCTCTATTAAAAATGATCGTTTTCAAAAGTAAACAACCGATGACGAATATGAGAAATCATACTAATCGAAGGATGAAGAGATTGATTATCAGTAAAATCAAAAGTTATAGTAGAATAAAATAATATTCTTGAAACATGCATTGTTCCTTTTAACCTTTTTTGACTGcaaattgttgttgttattttagTAGGAGTTGAATCATTAATTCTTTATTACTTTAACCTTTATGCTATCCTTTCAAACTACCAAATCATGCAACTTATCACTCCAACCATCTTTAGCTAAAATCCACCAGTTAGCAGCTCCAAACATAACATGTACTAATGTACTATGAGACCCACCATTTACTACGCATGTATTTGTCTAGGATCCAATTCCATCACAGTCAACTCAAATTCATAGCATTTCAAACTTTTTCAACAACTAAATATTGAGGGGGAAAATGAATATTAAAGTAAGTTCAAATTAGTATATGTTGTTTTTGGagtaaaatgattttaaaaatatttttatcgcCAAAAATGTTACTGAGTTGAGTCCCGAATTAGATCGATTGCACGGGCCCTCCATGATTCAGCATCTGCTCCTTCCAAGCTCATTCAAGTAGTCCGTTTCTCAGCTTTCGTGCTATATGAGCCATCGGTTTTTTGTCCACTGTGGTTTTCAATTCTATAAAAAGAAGGCTAAATCATTTCACAAATTCGCACCAAAACTCAATGCATTTCCGATTCCCTCTCTTTTGCCTAACGCGTTTCTGAATCACTTTTCCGCTTTCTTATTTTGTCCCTTCAGAAAAATTTGTCCCATTGAGATCATTTATCTGTTAACAAATTTCAGTGGTTACAATACCATATTTGTTCAGATGTTTCTGCCATATTTGGTGGTATAATTTTAGAACAGGTTCACAGCGTGTTACTGACACATGTTGGAACAGGGCCGTCTTTGAGAGTGTGGAACATGGGCTATAGGACAGGACTTCAAATTTGCCATTGTTAAAATGTGGCTAAATAAGATCTCATAATAAATTTGTCACGGCTAAGCCATAGCTTAATACAACCCATAGTTGTTTGTCAAGTTTGAACCGTAACTAACCTACTCAGGACTTCAAAAAACTTAAGACAGACCTGCGTTGGTGTAAGAAAAATGTGTGATGGAGATCTACAGCGAACTCTTTTCTATATAGGAATTCTAGATTGGTTGTAGCAATGAATCATCCCTATTACAATCATATCCAAACGTGCACCAGAAACACTATTCTAACCTTTTATTCACACTTTGCCATCATTCATGTTTGAAACCGTGGGACACACTAGTTAATTATAACAAGAGCATGACAGCAATGATAGCAGTTAAACAAAACCAAAGagattgaatccaaacaaatagGGTCCTCCAAAAAGGGGTTTCACCTTTGCTTGCTACGCATTTAGTGCATGATTTAATGTTTGTAAGAATCTTCGAAAACTAATTAGGAGAACCTTGCCAAAACAATTAAAGTTCCAACCATAGGCAACTATGTCTAATTATTATGTTTGGTTACTTTTGTTTATAGAATTATAAAACTAAGTGGTGTCCActccatggttttaaattgaagTCCTCATCTACAACTGCGGCCTCAACTTTGCTGCAACCGCATCGAAATGCAATTAATCATGCCTCCCATGATTTTTTCCGTGTTTTTCAAGTATTTTcttcaaaactaaaaaaattcatcaaaactaaaaaatttCAGAACCTCAAAACTCATTTTTTTTTATTCCGATGAaacgaatttttttaaaaattaagtgtttttaaaaGATTTATTTCAAACACCTCCTAATCAAAATTCACTGCAAGTATCTCAACAATTACTTGACAGAAATCACAACACGCAACCACGAATTAAAATTATGTGT contains:
- the LOC131602821 gene encoding uncharacterized protein LOC131602821 yields the protein MGGCATKPKVAKDGEQPEPKPEHQQVKEDIIGTRQEQEEEHHGINLKNVDQVIDDDQGNTRRSLSLLFNKENEDDKVSTENEKTKAEETVKHETLEDKKPLEDAKSNEPTVKHESPKKEEKKPLEDTKSNEPTVKHESPKKEEKLYQESKINEPAEKQEPAVVVDDVEEVFSLQNQSSHPAKEIVKTEIPEAAKQTSEETIIIAAENEDAKVSTENEKTKTEETVKKETLADKKPLEHAKISERTVKLESPKTVEKLSQETKSNEAATKQELLVDAKIIEPTVKQESPKKEEKLSQETKSYVVATKQEPLVDAKISEPIVKHESPKTEEKLSQETKINEPVTKQASAVVAIEEKPTLQNQITDSAADVIVKREIPEEAKKTSQETKINEPVVEVTAVKQNQNAIPAEVTVIKTETPEVEKVSEKTQSNELNEPIKDVVVSPPKKKLIEEVLPNAESVENKEVETTSGIGEKIYVDAVGEHKPKASDVGSDKVSPS